DNA sequence from the Paenibacillus azoreducens genome:
CGCATCCGAGCTGCCGGAAGGAAGCGTACATGTCGTTGATTCACTGAATGTGTCAGGAGGCATTGCCCTGCTCGTTATGAAGGCTGCCTTAGCCGCCAGAGCAGGCAAAAGCGCGTCAGACATTGTAGCAATACTGCAGGGAAAACGTGACAGGGTAGAAATCGAGGTTCTTGTAGACACACTGAGCTATTTGCATAAGGGAGGCCGCGTCTCCAATCTGCAGCATATGATCGGCAGCCTGCTTAAGATTCGCCCCATTCTGCGAATTAAAGAAGGCGTCGTGATCTCCGCCGACAAGTACCGCGGCAAAACGGAGAAAGCCGTGGAACGCTTACTGCAACGCATTACGGAGAACATCCACAAGATCGACCATGATCTGATCATCGTCGCCCAAACACTCGCAGACAAGACGGCCCACTATATCAAAGCCGCACTGCTTGAGAGGACAGACGTGAAAGAAGTGGCGATTATTGAAGGCGGCTGCGCCATCTCTTGCCACTGTGGCCCACGTACCGTCGCCATTATGTACATGAATAGACAGCTATCCTACTAAGTTATATATTGCTAGTGAACAAAATGGAACACCAGCTATTGAAAAACATTGTAATAAAACAAAAAACCAGCTAATATCTTGTCAAGAAGAGACAGTTTTGTAAGACGTATATTTTTGGTATACTGCTTTCAAGACATAACAAATAAACCTCCATTTAGTGGAAGTTTATGGAATGGGAGATTCCTAAAAAGCGAAAGGTTGCCCTTTTTTGAGCATAGCGAAGACGTGATGTAATACCTTGTTGGCGCAAGCGATCACGGCTACTTTATGGGGCTTACCCTCGCTTTTTTCTTGTCGTAATACTCCCTTAAGCGTGGGTTTAGTCCTTTTCTCAATCCGCATATTACTGCCAGATAAGCAGCTCTTCGCAATCGATTAGAGCCGCGTTTCGTTATTTTGTTTTCACTTGCCGTAAACTTCCCAGAACTAAACACGCTTGGATCAAGTCCAGCCATAGCCACGACTTGTTTGGGATGGCTGAACTGAGAAGCATCTCCGATTTCTGCAAAAGCGACAAAACAAAAAAAGTTGGGCGGAAAACCTGACGTTTTCCCGACCAACTTTTTATTTTGGGGACTTATTAAACAGCCCCATTTGTGCTACCCCTTATCCTTTTATTCCGCTAAACGTAATTCCACTAATAAAAGTTTTCTGAAGAAAAAAGAACAGAATGATAATCGGTAATGTCATCAAGGTGGAGACAGCCATTAATAAGCCCCATTCAGACCCTTTTTGGCTTTGAAATTGCTGCAATCCGAGTGACACCGTGTAGGAAGGTTCGTTCGTTAAATAGAGCAAGGGCCCCATGAAATCAGTCCAGCTTGCCATAAATTGAAACAATGCGACGGCTAAAATTGCTGACTTGGCAAGAGGAAACATGATCTGCAAATATATGCGAAACTCACTGGCACCGTCTAATCGAGCGGCTTCCCGCAGGGCATCAGGCAAACCGAGGAAAAACTGCCGCGTAAGGAAAATGTAAATGGGCACGCCAAAAAATTGCGGAACAATAAGCGGGAGCGACGTCCCTACCCAACCGAGCTTGGTAAACAATAGAAAAAGAGGAATCATGGTGACCTGGCCGGGAATCATCATAACAGCGAGGGTAACGAAAAAAAGTATGCCTCGTCCTCGCCACTCGAGCTTAGCAAAACTGTATGCAACCAAGGGACAAGATACGATCACACCGAGCGTGCTAAAGATTGTAATAATCGCAGTATTTTTTAGATAGGTCCAAAAATGGATATACTCAACAGCCCGGGAATAATTACTCCATAGAAAAGGACGTGGAATCCATTGTGGAGGGAACGTAAAGATTTGTGTGAGTGGTTTCAGAGAGGTCGAAATCAGCCAAACAAACGGAATAATAAAAAATGCTGAAGCCAAAATCAAACAGATGTATGCTAACGTACGTTTAAGTCTTTTGATCGTGGTAGGATTCATTCCATCCCTCCTCCTTATTTCCCTTGATAATGAACCCAGCGTTTTGACGTCACGAAAATGATTGCGGTTAATGCCATCACAATAATAAACAAGATCCAGGCCATTGCGGAGGCATAGCCCATTTTGAAATATCTGAATCCGTTCTCATATAAATACATGACATAAAAAGTCATGGAATTTGCGGGAGTTCCTTGCCCCTTGGTTAACGTATAAGGAAGCGTGAACTGTTGAAATGCACCAATCATTCCCATGACCAGGTTATAGAAAATGACTGGCGTGAGCAAAGGCAATGTTACTGCTTTCGTTTTCTGGAACCAGTTGGCACCATCAATTTCCGCTGCTTCGTAATAATCATCCGGGATGTCCCCCAATCCGGCAAGGTAAATAACGACGGCTTGTCCAATACCCCATAGCGACATCAGGATAAGAGAAGGTTTGGACCATGCCTCACCGCCAAGCCAAGGCGGCCCGTCTATCCCGATACGTGCCAGCATTCCATTCACCAAACCGAAGTTGGGATGCAGCAACCACATCCAGAGAACGGCCAAAGCCACTTGCGGCACAAGCGTGGGCAAGAAGAAGATCGTTCGGAATACAGCCAGTCCTTTGACTTTCATATTCAACATCATTGCGAGCGCCACACCGATAAATATGCTTAATGGAACAAAAAAAACGGTGAAATAAATCGTATTGTATATGGATTTCCAAAACAAAGGATCGTTGAATAGATCCCTATAATTATTCAATCCAACGAATCCTCCCGGCTGAAGAATACTGTAAGTCGTGAAACTAAAGTAGATTGACGTCAACATCGGAATCGCATAAAAGCAAAGCAGCCCCAAAATCCAAGGTGAAGCAAAAAGCCAACCAGTCAAGTTTGTTCGAAGGAATGATCGTTGTTTTCTTGCTGCAGGAACTGCCTTTACACGAACTGACTCGGTCAGTTTAGCCATATACATTCTCCTTCCTGTGGTATTCATCGGCAGACATGGACAAAGCCTCTCCCTATCTGCCGCATATTTTATTTATTGTATTTTTCCAATGCTTTATTGACAGTCTCTGTTACGCGGTCCAAATTTTCTTTTGGAGTGCCATTACCGCGAGTAGCCTTTTCCGTTGCTGAAGCCAGTTCATTCCACAGCAGTTGTCCTTCAGGAATCACCGGACGATTGTGTGAATGAGGCAAAATATTAACAAATTCCTTCATGATCGGATCATCCTTGTATCCGAATTGGGTATTCACCGAATCGATCACAGAGAAACCGGAGTTTGCGTTCACTAACGCTTGGCCTTCTTCTTTCCCCAAAAACTCGAGGAACTTCCAAGCTGCATCGACGTTCTTGGCACCTTTAGGGATAATAGCGGAACCGCCACCAGACCAAGTCGTAAAGTTTGTCCCGGTTGGCGTCGGTATTGGCGCCACGCCGTAATTCAGGTTAGGATTGAATTTTTTGATGCCGGGTACCGTGAAGTTCCCGCTTACTTTCATGCTGATTTGACCGGAAATGAATGGATCCATTTCTTCCGAACCCGCTGCGCTTGTAAATCCTGCAATGTCTTCGACATCATATTTTTTGCCAAAGTCGGTCATCCACTGAAGCGCTTCCACGATTTTCGGATTGTTGGCAGTAATTTTACCGGTTGCGGCATCCTGAAATTCTCCCCCAAACGCCCATCCCCATGTATAAAGCCACCCTTGTGAATACCAAGGGATAAAGCCAATCCGTTTGAAACGTTTGCCCTCTTTAATTGTCAGCTTCTCCGCAGCCGCTTCGAGTTCAGCAATGGTTCTCGGCGGCTTTTCGGGATCCAGTCCCACTTCCTTGAAATGATCTTTATTGTAAAACAAAAGGCGGGCGTCAGTATCCATCGGAATGGCATAGAGTTTTCCGTTATAACTGGATTCATCCCAAGCAAACGGATAATACATTTCTCTTCGGATTCCAGAGGTCTCAGCCATCGAAGATAGATCCGTCAATGAACCCTGTGCTGCCCAAGTACCAACCTTAAACCGGTCGAATAGCGCAACATCAGGAGGATTGCCGCCAGCAACCGCAGTAAGCAGCTTCTGGTCCGATCCTTCACTGGATTCGGTATAAACCAAGTTCATTTTGATAGTCGGATTCTTTTCCTCAAATGCTGTCACCACTTTATTCATATTCTCTAAATCGATTGAGGTAAGGCCATGCCACATCGTGACGGTTGTAACGCCAGGTTTATCGCCTGAGCCTGCACTATTTGAGCAAGCGGTTACAATTAATAAAACAGTCAAAAGCACCAGCATTGAAAAAACATGTCTTTTGGATTTCCCCATTCATAGATCCTCCTTAATTTTGGTTTTGTTGGTGATTTAACTCCTTTATGTACTGGCCACCTCCTGTTAAGTTCATATCCTCGAAATGGAATCATATGAACTAATGAGTAATAGAGGTTGTTACTCTTAGAAGCGCTAACGAAATGAAGTTATACTTAGTATGTTATTATGCTTAGTATGTCATGTCAATTGTTAAATTGCGACATTTAAAAACTGAATTTAATAGACTATACATTCAATCAGGTTTGGATGCCCTCACCATTTTAAAATCCATGCTTTCTAACAATAAAAAAAGAAACTCCGAAAAGTCTGTGGACTTTTTCGGAGCTTTCTGGCATGAAGCATTCTTATGGACAGTGCGATCAATCTTTCTCGTTATTATTTGACGATCATTCGGTGTTCAACAATTGTCCGTTCGGGAACGGCCGTTCCGAGGATTTGTGAGATCAGCATATTCACCGCTACTTCACCCATCTGGTTCTCATCTTGTTCTATGTGAGTGAATATGGTTTGTCCCAGATAATCATCCATGGAGTCAAAGCAAACAATCTCGAATTCCTCCAGTGATTTCCCCATCGAGTGTATGACATTAGCCAGCATCATGGCTATAAGAAACTCCGAAACGACGAACGCCTTCACATTGGGGTGTTGCTCCAAAAAAACTCTAATTGTCTCTTTATCTTTTTCCTTGGCAGCCTCACCGTCTATGTTTTCGGGAAGAGTTCCCCTCAAGTTAGTAATTAAATAATCTTTATTCAATTTCATTCCTTCTTGGGTAAAAGCTAACGTATATCCGAGCAGTCTCTCTTCCAAGGTTGATGTATTCTCCTCTGGCGGAGATAAAAATGCGATTTTTTTATGACCTTTGTTTATTAAATGGAGCGTAAGATCCATTGATGCTTTCTTATTATCCGTATACACCGAACAAACGGGAATTCCTTTCAAATATCGATCCACCAAAACGATTGGAAACTGATCAAATACGAGCCGAAGCAATTCTGAATTATAATGTTCTCCATGATTGGGTATCATGATTAATCCCTTAATGCCCAAGCTAATAAAAAGTTGGATAGCGCGCTTTTCTTCCTCACGGTCCCCGAATGTACGCCTGATGATCAGTTGGTAATTATGCTTGGCGCTTTGCTTTTCCATCGATCTCAGGAGCCTAAGGCCGAACTCATCTGAAAAATTCGGTGTAATGAAACCGAGAAGCCGCTTCTCATCATCAGTAACTAGGGTTGGCGTTATACTCTTTGGCTCTTGTCTTTCCATTAGATTATCTGCCACATAAGAGCCCTTACCTTGGATACGTTTGATAACCCCTGAATCGGCCAGCTTCTCCAAGGCTTTTTTGGAAGTAATGCGGCTGACCCCAAACTTTTCAGCCAATTCTTTTTCTGAAGACAACCGATCCCCCGCTTTCAGCCGACCTTCTTTAATTTCTTGAATAATGTATATATATATTTGCTCGTATAGATGCAGTTCCATTGAATTCACCCTTACATCATAATATTGATATACTAAGTATACTATATAAAAAGCAAATCGCAATTCAGCTATGTATCACTGGTTACCCGAGCATAAAACTAATGTAATTATTGGGATTAATATTTTTGATGAACTTGCATTAGTTGAATCAATCATGCCTATTCTAATCTAACTTTCAGTAGAAAAAAGATCAACAGTTTGGGGAGGATGTAAACTTTCCGTAACACCATGCAGCTTTACACTTCCACTACCTGCTGCCTTTCTCAAGGTCGTAAGCGCAAATAACCGACCCTGATTAGGATCGGTTATTTATATTATGGAGCCTAGGGGGATCGAACCCCTGACCTCATCGCTGCCAGCGATGCGCTCTCCCAGCTGAGCTAAGGCCCCATGTTATGTAATTATTATTTCAAAAAGAGCACTCCTATAATATAGCATAGCAGATGAGCCTATGCAACATTTTTTTCTTAAAAAAGACTTTCGTCGTACTCTGAAAGAAGACAGGGCTTGTTTAGCGGTAGGCTAATTAGTGTAGTAGATTCCCTTGTGATAAAACTGCAAGCTCCATGAGGTTTACATTTTCCCCCATGCTAATAAACTAGCATATTCTATTCCATAGCGGTTCCGCAAACTATATAAGTCATATCAAAACACCAAGATGCCCCTGATTTATCAGACTTCAAGGGCATCTCCAAACTCTACTTACCGGGTCCTTTACCTTAATAAAGACCCCCTATCCCTATTTCACCGTCCGGTTATACTCCTGAATCTTGGAGGTGATCTCTTTCGCCGCATCATCAAGCGCCGCTTGCGGTGCTTTCTTGTTGTTGAGCACCTCTTCGATCGCGCCTTCGACGATTTGACGAGCTTCCGGGAAGACGCCCATCACCGCTCCCTGGGTCGCCTTGTTCAGCTTCGTGTTGTGCAGCTGGTCGACTGCCGTCTGAAATTGCGGGAATTTTTTGAGATTTTCCTTCACGCTATCCTGATCGTACGCTTTGAGCGTAATCGGGAAATATCCGGTATTGATATGCCAGAATGCCTGCTGCTCCGGCGAGGTCACGAATTTGATGAATTCCCATGCTGCTTTTTGCTCCTCGTCCGGACGGTTGTTCATCATCCACAGGCTCGCACCGCCGACGATGACGCCGCCTTCCTTGGCATCCGCCGGTTTCGGCAGAAAACCCGTTCCGACCTCGAACTTGCCTGCCGTTCCGTCCACTAGCCCTTTCAGGGCAGCCGTCGAATCGAGGATCATCGCCACCTGGCCCGCGGAGAAAGCCTTTTTGGAATCATCCGTCTTCCGGCCAAGGTTGTTGGCCGCTTTCGAATCGATCAGATCCTTCCACCATGTCATCACTTTCACGCCTGCCTCGGAATTCAACAGCGATTCGGTCGCCAGGCTGTCCCGGCCGTTGCCGTTGTTGACGTATTCCGCTCCCTGGTTCGCGAACAACTGCTCCATGAACCAGCCGTAAATCGCAAAGTTGGCGCCGACGGCCTTGCCTTTTTTCGAGATTGTGTCAGCCGCGGCTTTCAGCTCCTCAAAGGTCTTGGGAGGACTTTCCGGATCCAATCCGGCGTCTTTAAACAAATCCTTGTTGTAATAAAGAATAGGATTCGAGGTATTAAACGGCATTGAATACAGTTTATTATCGAACGTATAATAACCGCTAATATTCGGCTCAAGCTGGCCGACGTCCCACCCGTCCTGGTCGATGAAATTTTGCATCGGCGCAATGAGTTTGGAATCGATCATGAACCGGCTCCCGATTTCGTACATCTGCACCACCGTCGGCCCTTCATTCGTGCCCATGGACGCCTTTAATTTGCTGAGCAAATCATCATAAGTGCCCTGATAAACGGCTTCCACCTGGATTTTATCCTGCGACTTATTGAAGTTATCGACCAACTGATCGACCACCTTCGTTGTCGCCCCGCCCATCGCATGCCAGAACACAACCTTTTGTGCGCCGGCTTTGACTTCCGTACCGCTTGTTTTGGGCTCGCTTGCCTTCGGCTCATCCCCGCCCATGTTCACGCTGCATGCAGACAGGAGCAGCATCACGGACGCCAGCAGCAAACTTGCCAGTTTCTTTTTTCCCATAGTTTTGCTTTATTCCTCCCCTTTTATTATATTAGTTGAACCAATGATTTTCGGATGAGGGCAGCCGGGTGAACTTTTCCACATACCTATATGACAGCCACGCTTTGCCGCCAAAACCAATCACCGGATCTAACCTTTGACTGCGCCCGCCGCAATGCCGCGCACAAGCTGTTTGACGCCAAAAGCGAGCAGGATAAAGGATGGCAGCAGCACGAGCGTAACCCCGGCCAAAATCAAATTCCAGGACATCACCTCGGCATGCTGCAGCATCGCCACCCCGATTTGCACGGTTCGCATGGACGCCCGGTTGGTGATCAGCAGCGGCCACAGATAATGATTCCAATGCGTCAAAAACACATATACCGAAAGCGTCGCCAGAGCAGGTCTGGACAGCGGCAGCACGATGGAAAAGTAATTCCGTAAATGCCCGCAGCCGTCGATTTTCCCGGCGTCAAACAGCTCCCGCGGCAGCTGCAGAAAAAATTGGCGCAGTAGAAACACTCCGAAAGCACCGGCCATAAAAGGCACGATCAGCCCCTGGTAACTGTCCATCCAGCCCCAGCTTTTAATCAGAAGATAGTTCGGAATAATCGTAACTTCCCACGGTATCATCATGGTGGACAAAAACAGCGCAAACAGCATGCCTTTGCCTTTGAAATTCATGAATGAAAAAGCATAAGCCGCCAGACTCGACGTTATGACTTGACTGATCATCACCGCGGTCGAGACGATAAAGCTGTTTAAAATAAACCGAATAATTGGAAACCCGGCAATGGCCTCCTTGAAGTTGTCGAGATACAGATGGGTCGGAAACAGCGGAGGCGGAAAGTTGGATACCTCATTTTCGGTCATAAACGATGAAAGCACCGTAAAAATAAGCGGATACAGCACGGCCAGCGCTAAAATGGCAAGCAGCGAATACAACAAAAGCGGCGTGGTTCGTTTTGCAATCATTGATAGTGCACCTTCTTTTCCAGAACTTTAAACTGCAGCACGGTCAGCAGCAAAATAATAACAAATAAAATGAGTGCCTGGGCGCTGCCGATTCCGAAGCGGAAATTAACGAAGGCGTCTTGGTAGATGGAATAGACAATGACATTGGTGGAGTTGATCGGACCGCCTCTGGTCAAAATATGAATTTGGCCGAAAGCCTGGAAAGCCCCGATCACCGACACGATCAACGCGAAAAAAATCGTCGGGGAAAGAAGAGGGAGCACGATGCGCATAAACGTACGGACAGGCCCGGAGCCATCGATTTTAGCGCTTTCATAAAGTTCTTCCGGAATGCCTTGCAAACCGCTGGATAACACAATGTACAAAAAGCCCATGTTCATCCAAATCGTCATGAGCGAGATGGACATAAGCGCCCATGCCGGATCGGTCAGCCACGGAATCGGCCCGATATGAACCAGGCTCAGAAAATAATTCAGCATGCCGGCGGTCGGATGAAAGAGCAGAAACCAAATGATCGAACCCGTCCCCACTGAAATAACGATAGGCAGCGAAAAGATAAACTGAAATATCTTCATCCCCCGCAGCTTGTTATGGGTAATGGCAGCTAAAAACAAAGACCAGATCAACGAGGTCGGCACCGTGTACAAAATAAACATCAAGGTTACGCTCAAATTGGAATACAGCTGATGCGACTTGAACAAGGCCGCAAAATTCTCAAACCAGACGAATTCGGCTACCTGTCCGCGTGGATCGGTAATCGTCATGCTCAAATAAACGGACTTCAGCATCGGGTAAAATAAAAACATAATAAATAAAATCATCGAAGGCGCCAAAAAAACGTAAGCAAGCGCATGTTCTTTCAAAATATTCCGTTTATACATCCTGCTTTTAGTCTTTTTTACATTTAAAACGCTTTCAATACTAGGCAAACCAATCCCCCTTCCTATAACTGCCGATGCAATTTTATTATAACAGCCCATATATGTTATTATCTTACATTTGATTTTTCGCGATTGTCAATCCATTTTCGCAAATTAATTTCGATCAGGCTCAACAAAATTAAATTTTATTTCAGAACTTCCCTACGAATGGCTGCAGTATGTGAAATACTCCATTACACTTCCGTCCTTCCGATTCATTTTGATGCAAAAAA
Encoded proteins:
- a CDS encoding carbohydrate ABC transporter permease, which codes for MIAKRTTPLLLYSLLAILALAVLYPLIFTVLSSFMTENEVSNFPPPLFPTHLYLDNFKEAIAGFPIIRFILNSFIVSTAVMISQVITSSLAAYAFSFMNFKGKGMLFALFLSTMMIPWEVTIIPNYLLIKSWGWMDSYQGLIVPFMAGAFGVFLLRQFFLQLPRELFDAGKIDGCGHLRNYFSIVLPLSRPALATLSVYVFLTHWNHYLWPLLITNRASMRTVQIGVAMLQHAEVMSWNLILAGVTLVLLPSFILLAFGVKQLVRGIAAGAVKG
- a CDS encoding carbohydrate ABC transporter permease, which gives rise to MNPTTIKRLKRTLAYICLILASAFFIIPFVWLISTSLKPLTQIFTFPPQWIPRPFLWSNYSRAVEYIHFWTYLKNTAIITIFSTLGVIVSCPLVAYSFAKLEWRGRGILFFVTLAVMMIPGQVTMIPLFLLFTKLGWVGTSLPLIVPQFFGVPIYIFLTRQFFLGLPDALREAARLDGASEFRIYLQIMFPLAKSAILAVALFQFMASWTDFMGPLLYLTNEPSYTVSLGLQQFQSQKGSEWGLLMAVSTLMTLPIIILFFFLQKTFISGITFSGIKG
- a CDS encoding ABC transporter substrate-binding protein; this translates as MGKKKLASLLLASVMLLLSACSVNMGGDEPKASEPKTSGTEVKAGAQKVVFWHAMGGATTKVVDQLVDNFNKSQDKIQVEAVYQGTYDDLLSKLKASMGTNEGPTVVQMYEIGSRFMIDSKLIAPMQNFIDQDGWDVGQLEPNISGYYTFDNKLYSMPFNTSNPILYYNKDLFKDAGLDPESPPKTFEELKAAADTISKKGKAVGANFAIYGWFMEQLFANQGAEYVNNGNGRDSLATESLLNSEAGVKVMTWWKDLIDSKAANNLGRKTDDSKKAFSAGQVAMILDSTAALKGLVDGTAGKFEVGTGFLPKPADAKEGGVIVGGASLWMMNNRPDEEQKAAWEFIKFVTSPEQQAFWHINTGYFPITLKAYDQDSVKENLKKFPQFQTAVDQLHNTKLNKATQGAVMGVFPEARQIVEGAIEEVLNNKKAPQAALDDAAKEITSKIQEYNRTVK
- a CDS encoding DegV family protein — protein: MKIFADSISDIPQSWIDQYDIGIVPLYVVFGDSAYKDRIEITTNDIYRRVEESGELPHTAAPSPADFAAAFSPWIEQGRKIIFISMSSKLSSTYQSAMIAASELPEGSVHVVDSLNVSGGIALLVMKAALAARAGKSASDIVAILQGKRDRVEIEVLVDTLSYLHKGGRVSNLQHMIGSLLKIRPILRIKEGVVISADKYRGKTEKAVERLLQRITENIHKIDHDLIIVAQTLADKTAHYIKAALLERTDVKEVAIIEGGCAISCHCGPRTVAIMYMNRQLSY
- a CDS encoding carbohydrate ABC transporter permease; translated protein: MGCYNKIASAVIGRGIGLPSIESVLNVKKTKSRMYKRNILKEHALAYVFLAPSMILFIMFLFYPMLKSVYLSMTITDPRGQVAEFVWFENFAALFKSHQLYSNLSVTLMFILYTVPTSLIWSLFLAAITHNKLRGMKIFQFIFSLPIVISVGTGSIIWFLLFHPTAGMLNYFLSLVHIGPIPWLTDPAWALMSISLMTIWMNMGFLYIVLSSGLQGIPEELYESAKIDGSGPVRTFMRIVLPLLSPTIFFALIVSVIGAFQAFGQIHILTRGGPINSTNVIVYSIYQDAFVNFRFGIGSAQALILFVIILLLTVLQFKVLEKKVHYQ
- a CDS encoding ABC transporter substrate-binding protein: MGKSKRHVFSMLVLLTVLLIVTACSNSAGSGDKPGVTTVTMWHGLTSIDLENMNKVVTAFEEKNPTIKMNLVYTESSEGSDQKLLTAVAGGNPPDVALFDRFKVGTWAAQGSLTDLSSMAETSGIRREMYYPFAWDESSYNGKLYAIPMDTDARLLFYNKDHFKEVGLDPEKPPRTIAELEAAAEKLTIKEGKRFKRIGFIPWYSQGWLYTWGWAFGGEFQDAATGKITANNPKIVEALQWMTDFGKKYDVEDIAGFTSAAGSEEMDPFISGQISMKVSGNFTVPGIKKFNPNLNYGVAPIPTPTGTNFTTWSGGGSAIIPKGAKNVDAAWKFLEFLGKEEGQALVNANSGFSVIDSVNTQFGYKDDPIMKEFVNILPHSHNRPVIPEGQLLWNELASATEKATRGNGTPKENLDRVTETVNKALEKYNK
- a CDS encoding carbohydrate ABC transporter permease codes for the protein MNNYRDLFNDPLFWKSIYNTIYFTVFFVPLSIFIGVALAMMLNMKVKGLAVFRTIFFLPTLVPQVALAVLWMWLLHPNFGLVNGMLARIGIDGPPWLGGEAWSKPSLILMSLWGIGQAVVIYLAGLGDIPDDYYEAAEIDGANWFQKTKAVTLPLLTPVIFYNLVMGMIGAFQQFTLPYTLTKGQGTPANSMTFYVMYLYENGFRYFKMGYASAMAWILFIIVMALTAIIFVTSKRWVHYQGK
- a CDS encoding GntR family transcriptional regulator produces the protein MELHLYEQIYIYIIQEIKEGRLKAGDRLSSEKELAEKFGVSRITSKKALEKLADSGVIKRIQGKGSYVADNLMERQEPKSITPTLVTDDEKRLLGFITPNFSDEFGLRLLRSMEKQSAKHNYQLIIRRTFGDREEEKRAIQLFISLGIKGLIMIPNHGEHYNSELLRLVFDQFPIVLVDRYLKGIPVCSVYTDNKKASMDLTLHLINKGHKKIAFLSPPEENTSTLEERLLGYTLAFTQEGMKLNKDYLITNLRGTLPENIDGEAAKEKDKETIRVFLEQHPNVKAFVVSEFLIAMMLANVIHSMGKSLEEFEIVCFDSMDDYLGQTIFTHIEQDENQMGEVAVNMLISQILGTAVPERTIVEHRMIVK